One window of the Wolbachia endosymbiont of Ctenocephalides felis wCfeJ genome contains the following:
- the tig gene encoding trigger factor: MSSNTPQNAVEIDTSGSIYTYRKLSVDKLKHEYEITVDSSYIEQKVDSKLEEIAKNAKLPGFRSGKMPYDLIVTNYKSEALNHVINNTIDYCSNDLMEKIKVKSHLYPKVDVISLPDLDKKDEKGSFVYKLSFESMPEVPAIDLDKINLKRIEVKIEEEDIKEFIDSIKTEFPDLVSVDDVSYQAQNGDKLTIDFEGRIRNKLFQGGSGKNFEVTLGSGTFINGFEDQLIGMTKGETKSFKLKFPQDYQAISLAGQEADFSVLVNDIKVTQDAGSDDEAAKRMGFEDYSSLKNYAKKVIGGQCKEMRDLLIKKELFDYLDSSYSFDLPKDVVKQEQQRVEGELNSQNDSYKEAEKRVKLAMLFMKFSTEHKISLTQNDVLNIIINQYVSKSAPFDKVVKHFKSDRQFQELVRGQALEHKVTDYIIEKVNKEEQIISVKELKELFDNI, from the coding sequence ATGTCTAGTAATACACCTCAAAATGCAGTCGAAATAGATACATCAGGTAGCATATATACCTACAGGAAACTCAGTGTAGATAAACTTAAGCATGAGTATGAAATCACAGTGGATAGTAGCTATATAGAACAGAAGGTGGATTCTAAATTAGAAGAAATAGCAAAAAACGCAAAGCTGCCTGGGTTTAGGTCTGGAAAGATGCCCTACGATCTTATTGTGACAAATTACAAAAGTGAAGCTTTGAACCATGTGATAAATAATACAATTGACTATTGCTCAAATGATTTAATGGAAAAAATCAAGGTTAAATCTCACCTTTATCCTAAGGTTGATGTTATATCATTACCAGATCTGGATAAAAAGGATGAGAAGGGCAGTTTTGTATATAAACTATCTTTTGAATCAATGCCGGAGGTGCCAGCAATAGATCTTGATAAGATAAACTTGAAGAGAATCGAGGTAAAAATTGAAGAGGAGGATATCAAAGAATTTATTGACTCTATAAAGACAGAGTTTCCTGATCTTGTCTCTGTTGACGACGTTTCTTATCAAGCGCAAAATGGGGATAAGCTGACAATTGACTTTGAAGGACGAATTAGGAACAAACTTTTCCAAGGTGGCAGTGGAAAGAATTTTGAGGTTACTTTGGGGTCTGGTACATTTATTAATGGTTTTGAAGATCAATTGATTGGCATGACAAAAGGAGAAACGAAAAGCTTTAAGTTGAAGTTTCCTCAAGATTATCAGGCAATCTCTCTTGCAGGACAGGAGGCTGATTTTTCCGTTTTAGTTAATGATATTAAAGTTACCCAAGACGCTGGAAGCGATGATGAAGCAGCCAAGAGAATGGGGTTTGAAGATTATTCGTCACTGAAAAATTATGCAAAAAAAGTGATTGGTGGTCAGTGTAAAGAAATGAGAGATCTCTTGATTAAGAAGGAGCTATTTGACTATTTGGATTCTAGTTATAGTTTTGATTTACCTAAAGACGTGGTAAAACAGGAGCAACAGAGAGTGGAAGGAGAATTGAACTCTCAAAATGACTCTTATAAAGAGGCTGAAAAGCGCGTAAAACTTGCAATGTTATTTATGAAGTTTAGTACAGAACATAAAATATCGTTAACTCAGAATGATGTTTTAAATATTATTATAAATCAGTATGTAAGTAAAAGTGCGCCGTTTGATAAAGTGGTTAAGCATTTTAAATCAGACAGGCAGTTTCAAGAGTTAGTTAGGGGACAAGCCCTTGAGCATAAAGTTACAGATTATATAATAGAAAAGGTTAATAAAGAAGAACAGATTATTTCTGTGAAAGAGTTAAAAGAATTATTTGATAATATTTAG
- the tldD gene encoding metalloprotease TldD, producing the protein MPDNTNLDQIFFAQNNVNINNVYKIVNSALNNSDGGELFLEFCQSESLVFDDNILKHMDLNTRRGFGLRSFCEDSTSFVCSSEISEKEISNAASIVKSSVSLNKTNSISLNRETQSLYPRINPISAIDLSSKIKLLGEVNEYVRSKNNCVKQVKITLSGEWQVVQVIKGDHRLSDIRPLVRFNVLVIVEKNGRIEKGSAGHGGRDSYSKFISEKKWKEVAKQALEQALVNLEAVPTPAGEMTVVLGPGWPGVLLHEAVGHGLEGDFNRKGVSAFSNSIGKQVAASGITVVDDGTLPNLRGSISIDDEGTPSGYNVLIEDGILKGYMQDHMNAKLMGVNPTGNGRRESYKEVTMPRMTNTYMLPGKHTPEEIISSVKKGLYAVNFGGGQVDITSGKFVFSSSEAYLIENGKVTQPVKGATLIGDGPTVLKKVSMVGNDLKLDPGIGTCSKDGQNVPVGVGQPTLKVDAITVGGTEV; encoded by the coding sequence ATGCCAGACAATACAAACCTAGATCAAATATTTTTTGCTCAAAACAATGTTAATATTAATAACGTATATAAAATAGTCAACAGCGCTTTGAACAATAGTGATGGTGGTGAACTGTTTTTAGAATTTTGCCAATCAGAGTCCTTAGTCTTTGACGATAATATATTAAAACACATGGATTTGAATACCAGAAGGGGATTTGGCCTGAGGTCTTTTTGCGAGGACAGTACGTCTTTTGTTTGTTCTTCTGAGATCAGCGAAAAAGAGATTAGTAATGCTGCTTCTATAGTAAAGAGTTCGGTGTCTTTAAATAAGACAAATTCAATAAGCTTGAACAGGGAGACACAAAGCCTATATCCAAGAATTAATCCCATAAGTGCAATAGATCTAAGCTCAAAAATTAAGCTGCTTGGCGAAGTTAATGAGTATGTAAGATCCAAAAATAACTGCGTGAAGCAAGTAAAAATAACTCTAAGTGGAGAATGGCAAGTCGTACAAGTAATAAAGGGTGATCACAGATTAAGTGATATCAGGCCTCTAGTACGTTTTAATGTGCTAGTGATTGTAGAAAAAAACGGTCGCATTGAAAAAGGTTCTGCAGGACACGGTGGAAGGGATTCTTATAGTAAGTTTATTTCTGAGAAAAAGTGGAAAGAAGTTGCAAAACAGGCTTTAGAACAAGCATTAGTAAATCTTGAAGCAGTGCCAACTCCGGCTGGAGAGATGACAGTTGTTTTGGGTCCAGGCTGGCCAGGAGTGTTGTTACATGAAGCTGTGGGTCATGGACTCGAAGGCGATTTTAATCGTAAAGGAGTATCAGCATTTTCAAATTCTATTGGTAAACAAGTGGCAGCTAGTGGCATCACAGTAGTTGATGATGGAACTCTGCCTAATTTGCGTGGTTCTATTAGCATAGATGATGAAGGTACTCCTTCTGGTTATAATGTGTTGATAGAAGATGGAATCCTCAAAGGATATATGCAGGATCATATGAATGCTAAACTCATGGGGGTAAATCCAACTGGTAATGGTAGAAGGGAAAGTTATAAGGAAGTTACTATGCCGCGCATGACAAACACCTATATGTTGCCAGGGAAACATACACCGGAAGAAATAATATCTAGCGTGAAGAAAGGTCTATATGCAGTAAATTTTGGTGGTGGGCAGGTTGATATAACGTCAGGAAAATTTGTTTTTTCATCTTCAGAAGCTTATTTGATAGAGAACGGCAAAGTTACTCAGCCAGTCAAAGGGGCAACGTTAATTGGTGACGGTCCAACAGTGCTGAAAAAAGTATCCATGGTTGGCAACGACTTAAAGCTAGATCCTGGTATTGGTACATGTTCAAAAGATGGACAAAACGTGCCTGTTGGAGTTGGTCAACCAACACTCAAAGTTGACGCAATTACAGTAGGCGGAACTGAGGTATAA
- the purH gene encoding bifunctional phosphoribosylaminoimidazolecarboxamide formyltransferase/IMP cyclohydrolase produces the protein MKMKRALISVYDKTNIIDLASFLAKQQIEILSTGNTYKILSDAGIETQEVSDYTQFPEMLSGRVKTLHPKIHGGILCDREKHKKEMQGLGIKPIDLLIINLYPFWETVSSGSNEEQIIEQIDIGGVALIRAAAKNFHFTSIVSSIQDYETLKAEMVKNNNKTTLEYRKHLATKAFALTAYYDSNIYSWFLSQNKSNELPEFFTLYGRKAQELRYGENPHQKAAFYSNQFTRYPLEKLHGKELSYNNIVDIESALNIISEFQEPATVIIKHNNPCGAAIGDSALAAYEKALSCDEISSFGGIVALNREVDLNLAEKLSEIFLEVVIAPSINNEALKILQKKKNLRVIIYTPFQQDVKYQIKNVVGGFLVQENNNHTIKVEEMSQVTEHTTTEREDLILAWKICKHVKSNAIVIAKGGCTIGIGAGQTSRIDSVSIAVKKAGERCKGAVLASDAFFPFPDSIVESAKHGITAIIQPGGSLKDQDVIAAANENKIAMFFTGVRSFFH, from the coding sequence ATAAAAATGAAGAGAGCTTTAATATCAGTTTATGATAAAACAAATATAATTGATCTTGCATCATTTTTAGCAAAGCAGCAAATAGAGATTCTCTCAACAGGGAATACATATAAAATTCTATCTGATGCAGGAATAGAAACGCAAGAAGTCTCAGATTACACACAATTTCCGGAAATGCTAAGCGGTAGGGTGAAAACTTTACACCCCAAAATTCATGGGGGAATACTATGCGATCGGGAAAAGCACAAAAAAGAAATGCAAGGTCTAGGAATTAAGCCTATAGACCTGCTGATCATTAATCTCTATCCATTCTGGGAGACAGTAAGTAGTGGGTCAAATGAGGAGCAAATTATAGAGCAAATTGATATAGGCGGAGTAGCGCTAATTAGAGCTGCAGCAAAAAATTTTCATTTTACTTCGATCGTTTCTAGTATCCAAGACTATGAAACATTGAAAGCTGAGATGGTCAAAAATAACAATAAAACAACATTAGAATACAGAAAACACCTAGCAACTAAAGCATTTGCTCTTACTGCGTACTATGATTCTAATATTTATAGTTGGTTTCTATCCCAGAATAAAAGCAATGAGTTACCAGAGTTTTTTACCCTATACGGACGTAAAGCACAAGAATTAAGGTACGGCGAAAACCCACACCAAAAAGCTGCATTTTATAGCAATCAATTTACCAGATATCCATTGGAAAAACTACATGGAAAAGAGTTGAGTTATAATAACATAGTAGATATAGAATCTGCACTTAACATAATTTCTGAGTTTCAAGAACCTGCAACAGTGATAATCAAGCATAATAATCCATGTGGGGCTGCTATTGGTGATAGCGCTCTGGCAGCATATGAAAAAGCTCTATCGTGTGATGAAATAAGCAGTTTTGGCGGTATAGTTGCTTTAAATCGGGAGGTAGATTTAAATCTAGCAGAAAAATTAAGTGAGATATTTTTGGAAGTAGTAATAGCACCATCAATAAACAACGAAGCATTAAAAATTTTACAAAAAAAGAAAAATTTAAGAGTAATTATTTATACGCCTTTTCAACAAGATGTGAAATATCAAATCAAAAATGTTGTTGGTGGGTTTCTAGTACAAGAAAATAATAACCACACAATAAAGGTAGAAGAAATGAGCCAAGTAACAGAGCACACCACAACGGAGAGAGAAGATTTAATTCTCGCTTGGAAAATATGTAAACACGTGAAATCCAATGCAATAGTCATAGCAAAAGGCGGTTGTACCATTGGTATTGGTGCAGGACAAACAAGTAGAATAGATAGTGTAAGCATCGCAGTAAAAAAGGCAGGTGAAAGATGTAAAGGTGCTGTTCTTGCTTCGGATGCATTTTTCCCATTTCCAGATAGCATAGTAGAAAGCGCAAAACATGGAATCACAGCCATAATTCAACCTGGGGGCTCACTGAAAGACCAAGACGTGATAGCAGCCGCAAATGAAAATAAAATCGCTATGTTTTTCACCGGCGTTCGTAGCTTTTTTCATTAG
- the clpP gene encoding ATP-dependent Clp endopeptidase proteolytic subunit ClpP → MTLIPIVIEQTSRGERAYDIYSRLVKERIIFVTGPVEDNMASVIVAQLLFLESENPDKDIYMYINSPGGVVTAGLSIYDTMQYIKPDVSTLCIGQAASMGSLLLAAGTKGKRYSLPHSRIMIHQPSGGYQGQATDIEIHANEILRVKKKLNQIYEKHTGNSLKKIEEMMERDKFMDSEEAKKIGLVDRVIAERKDIKVE, encoded by the coding sequence ATGACTCTTATACCAATTGTAATTGAGCAAACTAGTCGTGGTGAGCGTGCTTATGACATATATTCAAGGTTAGTAAAAGAAAGAATAATCTTTGTAACTGGTCCTGTTGAAGATAATATGGCTAGCGTAATAGTGGCACAGCTTTTGTTTTTAGAATCGGAAAACCCTGATAAAGATATTTATATGTATATTAACTCGCCAGGTGGTGTTGTTACTGCTGGTTTATCGATCTATGATACAATGCAGTATATAAAGCCAGATGTTTCAACTCTGTGTATAGGCCAAGCTGCATCTATGGGTTCTCTGTTACTTGCAGCGGGCACAAAAGGTAAGCGTTACTCTTTGCCTCATTCAAGAATTATGATACATCAGCCATCTGGGGGTTATCAGGGCCAGGCAACTGATATAGAAATACATGCTAATGAAATTTTGCGAGTTAAGAAAAAGCTGAATCAGATCTATGAGAAACATACTGGAAATTCACTAAAGAAGATTGAAGAAATGATGGAAAGAGATAAATTCATGGATTCTGAAGAAGCTAAGAAAATTGGCTTGGTTGATAGAGTGATAGCTGAGCGTAAAGATATTAAAGTTGAGTAG
- the lpdA gene encoding dihydrolipoyl dehydrogenase, translating to MDEYDIAVMGSGPGGYIAAIRAAQLGFKTAIIEKEKNLGGVCLNWGCIPTKSLLRASEVYGLIKKSEEFGIKIKDASFDIQSIVKYSRNVVDKLSKGVAYLMKKNNIKIHQGLGKLVGNCTIRISNDKKKQEISSKHIILATGVRAQNLPGIEVDGELVWNAQHAMVPDKLPKSLLIIGSGAIGVEFASFYNTLGVDVTIIEVKDSILPLEDKDISSLAQEIFTKLGIKIYTSNSVKTFTKNKDSVKVQLSSGESKEFDRVIVAVGVQANTENIGLENTKVKLSSSGFIETNEWYETSEPNVYAIGDVAGHPCLAHKASHEAVICIEKIAGKNAHILKKECIPNCTYSHPQIASVGLTEEQAIKSGYDVKIGKFHSNFNGKSIALNETEGLMKTVIDKKTGELLGAHMIGAEVTELISNFALAKQLEGTDSDIKSTIFPHPTISEMIHESILAADNESLNS from the coding sequence ATGGATGAATATGATATTGCAGTGATGGGTAGTGGCCCTGGTGGCTATATAGCGGCAATTAGAGCAGCGCAGCTTGGGTTTAAAACTGCAATTATTGAAAAAGAAAAGAATTTAGGTGGTGTATGCTTAAATTGGGGATGTATACCGACAAAATCTCTGCTTAGAGCATCTGAAGTCTATGGGCTTATAAAAAAATCGGAAGAATTTGGTATAAAAATAAAAGATGCAAGCTTTGATATCCAGTCGATAGTGAAATACTCAAGAAACGTTGTTGATAAGTTATCAAAAGGTGTTGCGTATTTGATGAAGAAGAATAACATCAAAATTCACCAAGGACTTGGTAAACTTGTAGGCAACTGTACTATTAGGATTTCTAATGATAAGAAGAAACAAGAAATTTCTTCCAAGCATATTATTTTAGCAACAGGTGTAAGAGCGCAAAATCTGCCTGGAATAGAGGTGGATGGAGAATTAGTATGGAATGCGCAACATGCTATGGTTCCAGATAAATTACCAAAATCACTACTAATTATAGGATCTGGTGCAATTGGAGTAGAATTTGCAAGCTTTTATAATACTTTGGGAGTTGATGTTACAATTATAGAGGTAAAAGACTCTATTTTACCACTGGAAGACAAGGATATTTCAAGTTTAGCGCAAGAGATATTTACAAAACTAGGAATAAAAATATACACAAGCAATAGTGTAAAAACTTTTACTAAAAATAAAGACTCTGTCAAAGTGCAGCTAAGTAGCGGTGAGAGCAAAGAATTCGATAGAGTAATTGTTGCAGTTGGCGTTCAGGCAAACACTGAAAACATAGGGTTAGAAAATACAAAAGTTAAATTGAGCTCTTCTGGGTTTATTGAAACGAATGAATGGTATGAAACAAGTGAACCTAATGTGTATGCGATAGGCGATGTAGCTGGCCATCCATGTTTAGCACATAAGGCAAGTCATGAAGCTGTGATCTGCATTGAAAAGATCGCTGGTAAAAATGCCCACATATTGAAAAAAGAGTGCATACCAAATTGCACTTACTCTCACCCGCAAATAGCAAGTGTTGGCCTAACTGAAGAACAGGCAATAAAAAGTGGGTATGATGTAAAAATAGGGAAGTTTCATTCTAATTTTAATGGTAAGTCTATTGCACTCAATGAAACTGAAGGGTTAATGAAAACAGTAATAGATAAAAAAACAGGCGAACTTCTTGGCGCTCACATGATAGGAGCAGAAGTAACAGAGTTAATTAGCAATTTTGCTCTTGCAAAGCAACTAGAAGGAACAGACTCCGACATAAAGTCTACGATCTTTCCTCATCCGACCATTTCAGAAATGATACACGAATCGATACTTGCTGCAGATAATGAGTCATTAAATAGTTAA
- the gshB gene encoding glutathione synthase, whose translation MKVAFQMDENINFETDTTFALIKEAQIRKHEVFIYVPNNLALKLNQPIALAQRVSANDSSFTPKKDVTINLNEMDIIFIRQDPPFDVRYITTTYILEKTSALVINNPTEIRNCPEKLITSLFPELTPPTLITENVSMIRDFYHDYRDIILKPLYSYGGNDVIRIQDENSIQVVVELMIAKYECPVIAQAFCKNIDKDKRILLLDGQPIGIMKRVPRDGEIRTNLRLGASFEPAKMNDRDNEICNKIGPELKKRGLIFVGIDIIGDFLLEINTTSPTGVVYINKLYNISLEKELWDEFEKKANSHICQLNF comes from the coding sequence ATGAAAGTCGCTTTTCAAATGGATGAAAACATAAACTTTGAAACCGATACTACATTTGCATTGATAAAGGAAGCGCAAATAAGGAAGCACGAAGTTTTTATCTATGTCCCTAACAATTTAGCATTAAAGTTAAACCAGCCAATTGCTCTTGCTCAGAGAGTTAGTGCTAATGATTCCAGTTTCACCCCTAAAAAAGATGTAACCATCAATTTGAATGAAATGGACATCATATTTATCAGACAGGATCCACCCTTTGATGTTCGTTATATTACAACCACCTATATTTTAGAAAAAACTAGCGCACTAGTAATTAATAATCCAACGGAGATAAGAAACTGTCCCGAAAAACTAATTACTTCACTGTTTCCAGAACTAACTCCACCAACTTTAATTACTGAGAATGTATCGATGATTAGAGATTTTTACCATGATTACAGAGATATTATTCTGAAACCATTGTATAGCTATGGAGGAAACGATGTAATAAGAATACAGGATGAAAATAGTATTCAAGTAGTAGTAGAGCTTATGATTGCAAAATATGAATGTCCTGTAATTGCACAAGCGTTTTGCAAAAATATAGATAAAGATAAAAGAATATTGTTACTCGATGGCCAACCAATTGGAATAATGAAACGAGTTCCAAGAGATGGAGAAATCAGAACAAACTTGCGGCTTGGAGCGAGTTTTGAACCTGCCAAAATGAATGACAGAGATAATGAAATATGTAATAAAATTGGCCCTGAATTGAAGAAAAGAGGGCTAATATTTGTTGGTATTGATATTATAGGTGACTTTCTTCTCGAAATTAACACAACTTCACCTACGGGGGTAGTTTACATTAACAAATTATATAATATATCGCTAGAAAAAGAACTATGGGATGAGTTTGAAAAAAAAGCAAACAGTCATATTTGCCAACTAAATTTTTGA
- a CDS encoding UDP-N-acetylglucosamine--N-acetylmuramyl-(pentapeptide) pyrophosphoryl-undecaprenol N-acetylglucosamine transferase yields MDIILATGGTGGHIFPAITLARALKIQGYNSTLFTDKKISKYTDIKNYTLPLCKPSNNKFKFSLLLTYSCMLALYQMKKLKPKLVIGFGSYASFPTLLAAKILSIPIILHEQNTVLGKVNRFFSKSTKLIATSFPETKYTRNSKCVFTGNFVNIKAQGYSCTEKTLNILVIAGSQGANFFDDVVSDVICSLPTEMKGKIRVTQQCTKKNMDRVRGLYESERIDCELSEFFDDMESRLASAHLVISRAGATSIAEITLAERPAIYIPYPHSKDSHQFHNAKYIEDSRAAVTVEQNSEVKKNLRELLVDLLQNCQKLRDMASNTKRTKIRNGVAEFIKILAQKFSWQI; encoded by the coding sequence ATGGATATCATTCTTGCAACAGGTGGCACAGGCGGACACATTTTTCCAGCTATAACCTTAGCAAGAGCACTAAAGATACAAGGATATAATAGCACATTATTTACTGATAAAAAAATAAGTAAATATACTGATATCAAGAACTATACCCTCCCGCTATGTAAACCAAGTAACAACAAATTTAAATTTTCCCTTTTGTTAACATATAGCTGCATGTTAGCATTATATCAAATGAAAAAATTAAAACCAAAGCTAGTTATTGGCTTCGGTAGCTATGCTTCTTTTCCAACTCTTCTTGCAGCAAAGATTCTTTCTATACCTATAATTTTGCATGAACAAAATACAGTGTTAGGGAAGGTAAACAGATTCTTTTCCAAAAGTACAAAATTAATTGCAACTAGCTTTCCAGAGACTAAATATACGAGGAACAGTAAATGTGTTTTTACAGGGAATTTCGTTAATATAAAGGCGCAAGGCTATTCTTGTACTGAAAAAACCCTAAACATATTAGTAATAGCAGGTAGTCAAGGTGCAAATTTTTTTGATGATGTAGTAAGTGACGTGATTTGTAGTCTGCCTACTGAAATGAAAGGGAAGATTAGAGTAACACAGCAATGCACGAAGAAAAATATGGATAGAGTTAGGGGCCTATATGAAAGTGAAAGAATCGATTGTGAATTAAGTGAGTTTTTTGACGACATGGAAAGTAGGTTGGCAAGTGCTCATTTGGTAATTAGCAGAGCAGGAGCAACCTCGATAGCGGAAATCACTCTTGCTGAGCGCCCCGCTATATATATTCCTTATCCTCACTCAAAAGATAGTCATCAATTTCATAACGCAAAATATATTGAAGATTCAAGGGCGGCTGTAACAGTTGAGCAAAACAGTGAAGTGAAAAAAAATTTAAGAGAGTTGCTAGTTGATCTATTACAAAATTGTCAAAAATTGCGTGATATGGCTAGTAATACTAAGAGAACAAAAATAAGAAATGGGGTCGCTGAATTTATTAAGATACTAGCTCAAAAATTTAGTTGGCAAATATGA
- a CDS encoding uroporphyrinogen-III synthase has protein sequence MKSILLTRPLLDSLNTRNTLRKCGYKVYIEPIFTVKYLHPDISAYEFDVVISTSKNSVKAFSQICKVDNLTIVTVGNSTMQTAKDLGFSDIISADSNVDGLISFIKNHYSTEVKFLYIRGQEVSCDLKKRLSEEGFNVREVILYKTIIKRSLTNRCKNLLSGGEINSVVFFSSQTARIFCSLVLKGGLSNATGNIIAYTMSKNIADSLKSVKWKKIVTSRLPTQESLIDIINKDY, from the coding sequence ATGAAGTCTATTTTATTAACAAGGCCTTTATTAGATTCACTGAATACAAGAAATACACTGAGAAAATGTGGGTATAAAGTATATATAGAACCAATATTCACGGTAAAGTATCTGCATCCTGACATATCTGCATATGAATTTGACGTTGTAATATCCACAAGCAAGAACAGTGTGAAAGCGTTTAGTCAGATATGCAAAGTAGATAATCTTACAATCGTTACAGTTGGTAATTCAACGATGCAAACCGCAAAGGATTTAGGATTCTCTGATATCATATCAGCAGACAGTAATGTTGATGGGCTGATATCATTTATAAAAAATCACTACTCAACAGAAGTAAAGTTTTTGTATATAAGGGGACAAGAAGTATCATGCGATTTAAAAAAAAGGTTATCTGAAGAAGGTTTTAATGTAAGAGAAGTTATACTCTATAAGACAATTATTAAAAGGAGTCTAACTAACAGGTGTAAAAATTTGCTATCAGGTGGCGAAATCAATAGTGTTGTTTTTTTTTCCTCACAGACAGCAAGAATATTCTGCTCCTTGGTTCTAAAAGGTGGTTTATCAAATGCAACAGGTAATATAATTGCATATACTATGAGTAAGAATATTGCTGACAGTTTAAAGTCAGTTAAATGGAAAAAAATTGTAACATCAAGATTACCTACTCAGGAGAGTCTAATTGATATAATTAATAAGGATTACTGA
- a CDS encoding BON domain-containing protein, giving the protein MRLIASFLLVIFLITQSGCTTLIIGGVVATTATAVAMQDKSLGNIVDDTTMVIRINKCLLKHGLFSSIKVKVSEGRVLLIGNVDTPEKQLTAEKIAWQQKEVKEVINEIRVTPIQTTSMLDTTVDGMITAEIRTRLLGKRNIKSINYSVNTVDRVVYLMGIAQSKAELKAVIAIARKVKGVKQVVSYVRYRHSKLRH; this is encoded by the coding sequence ATGAGACTAATAGCAAGCTTTTTACTCGTAATTTTTTTGATTACACAGAGTGGGTGTACAACCCTTATAATAGGTGGTGTAGTGGCTACAACAGCGACAGCAGTAGCAATGCAAGACAAATCTCTGGGAAATATTGTCGACGATACAACTATGGTAATCAGAATCAATAAGTGTCTCTTAAAACATGGACTATTTTCATCTATAAAGGTTAAAGTAAGCGAAGGAAGAGTATTGCTCATTGGAAATGTTGATACCCCTGAAAAGCAACTTACAGCAGAAAAAATAGCTTGGCAACAAAAAGAAGTTAAAGAAGTAATAAATGAAATAAGAGTAACACCAATTCAAACGACTTCCATGCTTGACACTACCGTAGACGGTATGATAACGGCGGAAATAAGAACAAGACTTTTAGGGAAAAGAAATATCAAATCAATTAATTATAGCGTTAATACGGTTGATAGAGTTGTTTATTTGATGGGTATAGCTCAAAGTAAAGCAGAACTCAAAGCTGTAATAGCAATTGCAAGAAAGGTAAAGGGAGTAAAACAAGTTGTAAGTTATGTACGCTATAGGCACAGCAAGCTACGTCATTAA